One Paenibacillus sp. FSL H7-0737 DNA segment encodes these proteins:
- a CDS encoding carbohydrate ABC transporter permease: protein MKSADRGILSEHDLKKTSNKIVYGLMCVVILVMVFSMLYPICMTLFNGLKSNQEVNSFPPHFFPQEWHFSNLKDAMNYIDLPMFLRNTIYIFLGNMVVTLVVLGMSAFSISRMNVPYKRAIYFFFLMTLFIPATSYMIPNFVNLKELGLLNQYAAFWLPAGANTFYFLLLKNFFDGIHPEIFEAARIDGASEPRSFFSIAVPLSIPIFATLAIFIFSTAWNDWFWPSLVMHSEEKYTLATAIYKYVINVKALNTNIKFAILFIVSLPPIIVFLIFQKFIMRGVALSAVKG, encoded by the coding sequence ATGAAGAGCGCAGATAGAGGAATTCTTTCAGAACACGATTTGAAAAAAACAAGTAATAAAATCGTTTATGGTTTGATGTGCGTAGTTATTTTGGTTATGGTTTTTAGCATGTTGTACCCGATTTGTATGACGTTATTCAACGGGTTGAAGTCGAATCAAGAGGTGAATTCATTCCCGCCTCATTTTTTCCCTCAGGAATGGCACTTCAGTAATCTTAAAGACGCGATGAACTATATTGATCTACCCATGTTCCTTAGAAACACCATTTATATCTTTTTAGGGAATATGGTCGTGACTCTTGTAGTTTTGGGAATGTCAGCTTTTAGTATTTCTCGTATGAATGTTCCTTACAAAAGAGCTATTTACTTCTTCTTCCTGATGACATTGTTTATTCCGGCGACCAGTTACATGATCCCGAACTTTGTCAATTTGAAGGAGCTTGGATTGCTAAATCAGTACGCGGCCTTCTGGTTGCCAGCGGGAGCGAACACGTTCTACTTTCTATTGTTAAAGAACTTTTTTGACGGGATTCATCCAGAAATCTTTGAAGCAGCACGAATTGATGGGGCCTCTGAGCCGAGAAGCTTTTTCTCCATTGCCGTGCCACTATCCATTCCGATTTTTGCTACATTAGCGATCTTTATCTTTTCTACTGCATGGAATGACTGGTTCTGGCCATCTCTGGTTATGCACAGTGAAGAGAAATATACGCTTGCGACAGCCATTTATAAATACGTTATTAATGTGAAGGCACTCAATACTAATATTAAATTTGCAATCCTGTTTATAGTATCCTTGCCTCCAATCATTGTCTTCTTGATTTTCCAGAAATTCATTATGCGTGGGGTTGCTTTGTCGGCAGTGAAAGGATAA